A single genomic interval of Rhodospirillales bacterium harbors:
- a CDS encoding SDR family oxidoreductase, whose amino-acid sequence MLRVTKPSFPDWIPKVDPGMRILIVGASGGLGRALTAMLLDGSKCVIGAHGATRTAAARGKRVIPIRRAFETETDCVAVVDEFCSKAGGIDALVALLGAVHFSGHWRDVPAAHFERDMAVNLHQPFYLARAAIKHMIAQGTGGRIILNGTESALHGGSALSLPYATAKRGTECLVQGLAREGAPHDILVNGVRFGFIKSGFHQRWHAKTRDDLKARAKLVPLKRGGEPEEAAALMVYLLSGWAQFITGQMIPLTGGDWL is encoded by the coding sequence ATGCTACGCGTGACCAAACCATCGTTTCCTGATTGGATTCCGAAAGTCGATCCGGGCATGCGCATCTTGATCGTTGGCGCTTCGGGTGGCTTGGGGCGCGCGCTGACGGCGATGTTGCTGGACGGATCGAAGTGCGTGATCGGTGCGCACGGCGCGACCAGGACGGCGGCCGCCAGGGGCAAGCGCGTCATTCCAATCCGCCGTGCCTTTGAAACTGAAACCGATTGCGTCGCCGTCGTCGATGAATTTTGTTCCAAGGCTGGCGGGATAGATGCCCTAGTCGCACTTTTGGGCGCGGTCCATTTTTCGGGTCATTGGAGGGACGTTCCCGCGGCACATTTTGAGCGCGACATGGCCGTGAACCTTCATCAGCCGTTTTACCTGGCGCGGGCCGCGATAAAGCACATGATTGCGCAGGGTACAGGCGGGCGTATCATCCTCAACGGCACCGAATCGGCCTTGCACGGCGGCAGCGCGCTGTCCCTGCCCTACGCAACGGCCAAGCGCGGTACCGAATGCCTGGTGCAGGGGTTGGCAAGGGAGGGCGCGCCGCATGACATCTTGGTCAACGGGGTTCGTTTCGGGTTCATCAAAAGCGGATTTCACCAGCGCTGGCACGCGAAAACCCGAGACGACCTGAAGGCCCGCGCCAAGCTGGTGCCGCTGAAACGCGGCGGCGAACCGGAGGAAGCAGCCGCCCTGATGGTCTATCTGCTGTCGGGCTGGGCACAATTCATCACCGGCCAGATGATCCCGCTCACTGGCGGCGACTGGTTATGA
- a CDS encoding cation:proton antiporter → MSDFELRQFLLAVVVLLGAGHFGGYVFQRLGLPRVVGEIAGGLAVGKSVLGTLFPGLFAWLFEDFAGTPVSLAAFYWIGLILLMFTSGFSIEKRIEHSDRRVILTLIAGTTILPFLAGWGLTASVDFSRYTGPAANPLALSLVVAIAVAVTSIPVISRIFIDLGIAEGRFAKIVLSAAIGHDILLWAVLAVATGLVALGQPDIASIAMIVLKTVLFFGAAALVGPWLLYRLTRTRYNIVRKASPIGWVLIICFLLAALASVLEVNVVFGALLAGIVFGMTGDPEVEEVKTRISDFSLAFFIPFYFAMVGFKIDLIGGFEPLFALGFILFCTVCQLTATFVSARAAGCDNATALNLGMAMNTRGGPGIVLATVALEYGIVNLVFYSTLIALAIATSLIAGVWFRYQLAQGRPLYADRHLNTNGTISS, encoded by the coding sequence ATGAGCGATTTCGAGCTGCGCCAGTTCTTGCTCGCGGTCGTCGTCCTGCTCGGCGCCGGACATTTCGGCGGCTATGTCTTCCAGCGCCTCGGCCTGCCGCGCGTGGTCGGCGAGATCGCGGGCGGCTTGGCGGTAGGCAAGTCGGTGCTGGGAACTCTGTTTCCCGGACTTTTCGCCTGGCTATTCGAGGACTTCGCCGGTACGCCGGTGTCGTTGGCGGCCTTCTACTGGATCGGCCTGATTCTTTTGATGTTCACCTCGGGCTTCAGCATCGAAAAAAGAATCGAGCACTCGGACCGCCGCGTTATCCTAACGCTGATTGCAGGCACTACAATCTTACCATTTCTCGCCGGCTGGGGTCTAACGGCGAGCGTCGATTTCTCCCGCTACACCGGGCCGGCCGCCAATCCGCTTGCCCTGTCCCTAGTGGTGGCGATCGCTGTCGCGGTGACGTCGATTCCGGTGATTTCGCGGATTTTCATCGATCTCGGTATCGCCGAGGGGCGCTTCGCCAAGATCGTCCTGTCAGCGGCCATCGGGCATGACATCCTTCTCTGGGCGGTGTTGGCGGTGGCTACCGGCTTGGTCGCCCTCGGCCAGCCCGATATCGCCTCGATCGCCATGATCGTGCTCAAGACGGTCCTGTTTTTCGGTGCGGCCGCCCTGGTCGGGCCGTGGCTCCTCTACCGACTGACCCGCACCCGCTACAACATCGTACGCAAGGCCTCGCCGATCGGCTGGGTCCTGATCATCTGCTTCCTGCTCGCGGCGCTGGCGAGCGTACTCGAAGTCAACGTCGTGTTCGGCGCACTTTTGGCCGGGATCGTGTTCGGCATGACCGGCGACCCCGAAGTCGAGGAAGTCAAGACCCGCATCTCGGATTTCTCCTTGGCCTTCTTCATTCCGTTCTACTTCGCCATGGTTGGTTTCAAGATTGACTTAATCGGTGGGTTCGAGCCGTTGTTCGCCCTGGGGTTCATTCTGTTTTGCACCGTCTGCCAGCTGACCGCGACCTTCGTCAGCGCACGCGCCGCCGGATGCGATAATGCCACTGCCCTTAACCTCGGCATGGCGATGAATACCCGCGGCGGACCGGGCATCGTGTTAGCAACGGTGGCTCTCGAATATGGTATCGTCAATCTGGTCTTCTATTCGACCTTGATCGCGCTCGCGATCGCGACTTCGCTGATCGCCGGCGTCTGGTTTCGTTATCAACTGGCGCAGGGCCGGCCGCTGTACGCCGACCGGCACCTCAACACCAACGGCACAATTTCGTCATGA
- a CDS encoding sulfate adenylyltransferase, with product MTIELLCTLGPASMNARVISRLEHLGVSLFRVNLSHTRLEDVERVVRFIQEHSRVPVCLDTEGAQVRTTGLADGTVILRENTLVTVHPVPVPGDERNIGLYPPYILAELRPGDFISIDFNAVLTQVVGGSEKGVTVRVVNGGTVGSNKAVTVYRSLTMPALTDKDRAAIAIGRKLGIRHVALSFANRPGDVDETRALAGEGVFVISKIECRNGLDHLASIAERSDAILIDRGDLSREIPIERIPSAQKYIIRTAKQVGRKVYVATNLLETMVAAPIPTRAEVNDIFNTLDDGADGLVLAAETAIGKYPIDCAAMIRKLVREFESGSLAAPSSEAFSLLAEPHGGSLRVAEATEDERAAARALPVVPVPYAVLQDAEQLALGVFSPLEGFMDRETLKSVLADCRLPGGEVWTMPILMPLPAGIPKPAAGQRLALADPSGTVRALLDVAEVFSFDARDLAARWFGTDSTAHPGAARILAGPDVFVAGKVTLIERLPSAFSAYELTPQQCRFVFMQKGWTRIVGFHGRNVPHRAHEWIHLEALERTHADGLFLSPAIGAAEPGDFQPGVIIEAYKILLALDLYPKGRAVLGAFSSHRRHAGPRETVFDALCRKNMGCSHFIVGHNYARLDEFYGADGNRRLFDSLGDIGIEPVFFDPVGYHEVSGRYLSWRESPDSKILRSTDLRQAIAAGQPVPPWALHPSVLEMLRAEHAAGRGIVRS from the coding sequence ATGACTATCGAACTTCTTTGCACCCTCGGCCCGGCCTCAATGAACGCGCGGGTCATTTCCCGCCTCGAACATCTTGGCGTCTCGCTGTTCCGCGTCAATTTGTCTCACACCCGGCTCGAGGACGTCGAACGGGTAGTCCGCTTCATCCAGGAACATTCCCGCGTCCCGGTCTGCCTCGACACCGAGGGGGCCCAGGTCCGCACCACCGGGCTTGCCGACGGCACCGTCATCCTGCGCGAGAATACCCTGGTGACGGTGCATCCCGTGCCGGTCCCCGGTGACGAACGCAACATCGGACTTTACCCACCCTACATCCTTGCCGAACTTCGACCCGGCGATTTCATCAGCATCGACTTCAACGCCGTCCTGACCCAGGTGGTCGGTGGTAGCGAGAAAGGCGTCACAGTGCGCGTCGTCAACGGCGGCACCGTCGGCTCCAACAAGGCGGTCACGGTCTACCGCTCCCTCACCATGCCGGCCTTGACAGACAAGGACCGCGCCGCCATCGCCATCGGTCGCAAACTCGGCATCCGCCACGTCGCCCTGTCCTTCGCCAACCGGCCCGGCGACGTCGACGAGACCCGGGCGCTGGCAGGCGAGGGCGTTTTCGTCATCTCCAAGATCGAATGCCGCAACGGTCTCGATCATCTCGCCTCCATCGCCGAGCGGTCCGATGCTATCCTGATCGACCGCGGCGATTTATCACGCGAAATCCCGATCGAGCGCATCCCTTCCGCGCAAAAATACATCATCCGCACCGCGAAACAGGTTGGCCGCAAGGTCTACGTCGCCACCAATCTGCTGGAAACAATGGTCGCCGCGCCGATTCCGACCCGCGCCGAGGTCAACGACATCTTCAACACCCTGGATGACGGCGCCGACGGCCTGGTCCTGGCGGCCGAAACCGCGATCGGCAAATATCCAATCGACTGCGCCGCCATGATCCGCAAGCTGGTGCGCGAATTCGAGAGCGGCAGCCTCGCCGCGCCGTCGAGCGAGGCTTTCTCGCTGCTGGCTGAGCCCCACGGCGGCAGCTTACGCGTCGCCGAGGCGACCGAGGACGAGCGCGCCGCCGCGCGCGCCCTTCCCGTCGTCCCGGTTCCGTACGCCGTGCTGCAGGACGCCGAGCAGCTCGCACTCGGTGTTTTCTCGCCGCTCGAGGGATTCATGGACCGGGAAACCCTAAAATCCGTCCTCGCCGATTGCCGCCTTCCCGGCGGCGAGGTCTGGACCATGCCCATCTTGATGCCGTTGCCGGCCGGCATCCCCAAGCCCGCCGCCGGCCAACGCTTGGCCCTCGCCGATCCGAGCGGAACAGTTCGCGCCCTTCTCGACGTCGCCGAGGTGTTTTCGTTCGATGCCCGCGACTTGGCCGCCCGCTGGTTCGGAACCGATTCTACCGCTCACCCGGGAGCAGCACGAATTTTGGCTGGACCCGATGTGTTCGTCGCCGGCAAGGTCACTCTAATCGAACGCCTGCCGTCGGCCTTCAGTGCCTACGAGCTTACCCCCCAACAGTGCCGATTCGTCTTCATGCAAAAAGGCTGGACGCGCATCGTCGGCTTCCATGGTCGCAACGTACCCCATCGTGCCCACGAGTGGATTCACTTGGAGGCGCTGGAGCGCACCCATGCCGACGGTCTTTTCCTCAGCCCGGCGATCGGCGCGGCCGAGCCCGGGGACTTCCAACCGGGTGTCATCATCGAGGCCTACAAGATCTTGCTCGCGCTCGATCTCTACCCCAAGGGGCGCGCTGTCCTCGGCGCCTTCTCGAGCCATCGCCGGCACGCTGGCCCGCGCGAGACGGTGTTCGACGCCCTGTGCCGCAAGAACATGGGCTGCAGCCACTTCATCGTTGGCCACAACTATGCCCGTCTCGACGAGTTCTACGGCGCTGACGGCAATCGCCGCCTGTTCGACTCACTGGGCGACATCGGCATCGAGCCAGTCTTTTTCGATCCGGTCGGTTACCATGAAGTCTCGGGGCGCTACCTCAGCTGGCGCGAATCGCCGGACAGCAAGATCCTTCGCAGCACCGACTTGCGTCAGGCCATCGCCGCTGGCCAGCCGGTTCCGCCCTGGGCGCTGCACCCGTCCGTACTCGAGATGCTCCGCGCTGAACACGCGGCGGGGCGCGGCATCGTCCGGTCATGA
- a CDS encoding radical SAM protein, translated as MTSLATENFAAEVRRLRANPATGRIDLSGRNFAGQRLEKLDLGACNLSGCDFSDTTIIDCDFSGSNLAGSLFQRARVGGSKFRSVEMSGADLEGADFGGADFTDANLSGADLRKTNLKDAILEGAKLGGADFLLTIMPDGSVYEPQTHGGTLVRSAGAGRHLKILLTMPTWTDDLGGFSKIGRIRNPQIPLGLLYLATIAENHGHHVTFIDCDVEGVTIDELTRRTVASGFDLVGLSATSPIFHKAVTAADRIKAALGAKVKIIVGGDHVNIFGTNVFFDCFDFLAIGEAEETWPEFLEAFASGATDYSGIDGIAWRRDGQVVRNKPRRIFPDLDKLPLPAVHLSRMKQYRMSFALWKNRNIGKYVSIMMSRGCPFKCSFCSESSDVKYDGEVAKMRYRSAENIADEMEAHYRNYGIKHFFFMDSNITLKKKHTVDLCNEIIKRKLPITFEGWTRANLINDEMMALLRRAGLVRLSCGVESGDPEVLKIIKKDVPQEATREFFRLCEKHGVEAMCSAMLGSPGETKASVRRTIQFLDSIPELLFTNFSIANPYPGTEMLKWAREGKYGLRLRYDELSKYTRYDDSPIEVNDLTAKDLVRYQALGLIKIHLRPRRFIAAIRMLGFAPLVPIFIKMVLKVVRGGREMLWAFLSTSRPGKEYVAPAPAKLS; from the coding sequence ATGACATCTCTCGCGACTGAAAATTTCGCCGCCGAAGTGCGCCGTCTACGCGCGAATCCCGCCACCGGTCGCATCGACCTTTCCGGGCGGAATTTCGCCGGCCAGCGGCTCGAGAAATTAGACCTCGGCGCGTGCAACCTTAGCGGCTGCGATTTCAGCGATACGACGATCATCGATTGCGATTTTTCCGGCTCCAACCTGGCTGGGTCCCTGTTCCAGCGCGCGCGGGTCGGCGGCTCAAAATTCCGGTCCGTCGAAATGAGCGGTGCGGATCTGGAAGGGGCAGATTTCGGTGGCGCCGATTTCACCGACGCCAATCTGTCCGGGGCGGATTTGCGCAAGACCAACTTGAAGGACGCGATTCTTGAAGGCGCTAAGCTTGGCGGCGCCGACTTCCTGCTCACCATCATGCCGGATGGCTCGGTGTACGAACCGCAGACACACGGGGGCACGCTTGTCCGGAGCGCCGGTGCGGGACGACATCTCAAAATCCTGCTGACCATGCCGACATGGACCGATGATTTGGGCGGGTTTTCCAAGATCGGCCGGATCCGCAACCCGCAGATTCCGCTGGGACTGCTGTACTTGGCGACAATCGCGGAAAACCACGGCCATCACGTAACGTTCATCGACTGCGATGTCGAGGGCGTGACGATCGACGAACTGACGCGCCGAACCGTCGCCAGCGGGTTCGACCTGGTCGGCCTGTCGGCGACCTCGCCGATTTTCCACAAGGCGGTCACGGCGGCGGATCGCATTAAGGCTGCACTCGGCGCGAAGGTCAAAATCATCGTCGGCGGCGATCACGTTAACATCTTCGGGACTAACGTCTTCTTCGACTGCTTCGATTTTCTCGCCATCGGCGAGGCGGAGGAAACCTGGCCGGAATTTCTAGAGGCCTTTGCCTCAGGCGCAACCGACTATTCGGGGATCGACGGCATAGCTTGGCGTCGCGACGGTCAAGTCGTGCGCAACAAACCTCGACGCATTTTCCCGGATCTCGACAAGCTGCCGCTGCCTGCGGTCCATCTTTCCCGAATGAAACAGTACCGGATGTCCTTCGCGCTGTGGAAAAATCGCAACATCGGCAAGTACGTTTCGATCATGATGTCGCGCGGCTGCCCCTTCAAGTGCTCGTTCTGCAGCGAAAGCTCCGATGTCAAATACGACGGCGAAGTGGCCAAGATGCGGTACCGTTCGGCGGAAAACATCGCCGACGAAATGGAGGCCCATTACCGGAACTATGGGATCAAGCACTTCTTTTTCATGGATTCAAACATCACCCTGAAGAAGAAGCACACCGTCGATCTCTGCAACGAAATTATCAAGCGCAAGCTGCCGATCACCTTCGAGGGTTGGACGCGTGCCAATCTCATCAACGACGAGATGATGGCGCTCTTGAGACGGGCGGGGTTGGTGCGCCTGAGCTGTGGCGTGGAAAGCGGCGATCCCGAGGTCCTGAAGATCATCAAGAAGGACGTGCCGCAGGAGGCAACGCGGGAATTCTTCCGCCTGTGCGAGAAGCACGGGGTCGAGGCCATGTGTTCGGCAATGCTCGGCTCGCCCGGCGAAACCAAGGCGTCGGTCCGGCGCACGATCCAGTTCCTGGACAGCATTCCCGAACTTCTGTTCACGAACTTCTCCATTGCCAACCCCTATCCCGGCACCGAAATGCTGAAGTGGGCGCGGGAAGGCAAATACGGCCTGCGACTGCGCTACGACGAGTTATCGAAGTACACCCGCTACGACGACAGTCCGATCGAGGTCAACGATCTGACCGCCAAAGATCTCGTCCGCTACCAGGCGCTGGGCCTAATCAAGATCCACCTACGGCCACGCCGGTTCATCGCCGCGATCCGGATGCTGGGCTTCGCGCCCTTGGTCCCCATCTTCATCAAGATGGTGCTGAAGGTGGTTCGCGGCGGGCGGGAAATGCTTTGGGCCTTCCTGTCTACGTCCCGCCCAGGCAAGGAATACGTCGCGCCTGCTCCGGCTAAGCTGTCCTGA
- a CDS encoding ABC transporter ATP-binding protein has translation MIPVIQKVFSFLDARTRVQGAGLLVLMALSALLEMLSIALIFPLVQLIFTAGEGPAWAEAARRVVGAEGFALAATAGAVFALVFVGKNATLLAIQYAVSRFTLTKLAAFQNRLYRHYLERPYAAQLADHSAVPLRNIATASTAVFDTLRSLMTLALEGLLIAAAAVTVAVLVPGLALAGVFLFLVLAGAFHFAAGPYFRRWGEAANAANAGLLRWTVQGIAALKDIKAFDCAPYFESRFAAETRELVRVRTWRQVSQLVPRALVETLIVVAGTGAIVFLYADRAQAGEAFGALGVAGLGAMRIIPSVNRVLGLIAEMHQFGAEVTTLHDELGRHPADGPSGGDPGPTAPLPFAHDIRLDGVAFRYADDRAPALTDLSLTIRKGEAVGVVGPSGAGKSTLVDLLLGLLRPDRGRLLVDGADAFAAIRAWRANIGYVPQSIYLLDDTIRRNVAFGVPDEEIDPTRVERALRLARLDAFAAGLPEGIETRVGEDGARLSGGQRQRIGIARALYRDPPILLFDEATSALDAETEREIVAAIDSLKGGRTLIIVAHRLTTLASCDRIVMLADGRIADDGAFTDMARRHPDLNRAREASAAGR, from the coding sequence GTGATTCCGGTTATCCAAAAGGTTTTTTCGTTTCTGGACGCGCGCACGCGCGTCCAGGGCGCCGGACTGCTGGTCCTGATGGCGCTTTCGGCGCTGCTGGAGATGTTGTCCATCGCCCTGATTTTTCCGCTGGTCCAGCTGATTTTCACCGCCGGCGAGGGCCCGGCCTGGGCCGAGGCGGCTCGGCGCGTTGTCGGCGCCGAGGGATTCGCCTTGGCCGCGACTGCCGGCGCGGTTTTCGCCCTGGTTTTCGTCGGCAAGAACGCCACCCTGCTCGCGATCCAGTACGCCGTCAGCCGCTTCACCCTGACGAAGCTGGCCGCCTTCCAGAACCGGCTCTACCGCCATTACTTGGAGCGTCCCTACGCCGCGCAGCTGGCCGATCATTCGGCGGTGCCACTGCGCAACATCGCCACCGCCAGCACCGCCGTGTTCGACACTTTGCGATCGCTGATGACGCTGGCGCTGGAGGGATTGTTGATCGCCGCCGCTGCCGTCACCGTCGCCGTTTTGGTCCCCGGACTGGCGCTGGCCGGGGTTTTTCTGTTCCTGGTCCTGGCGGGCGCGTTCCACTTCGCCGCCGGACCCTATTTCCGGCGCTGGGGCGAGGCGGCCAACGCCGCCAATGCCGGCTTGCTGCGCTGGACAGTCCAGGGCATCGCCGCGCTCAAGGACATCAAGGCCTTCGACTGCGCCCCCTATTTCGAATCCCGCTTCGCGGCCGAGACCCGCGAACTCGTCCGGGTCCGCACCTGGCGCCAGGTCAGTCAGCTCGTGCCCCGCGCCCTGGTCGAGACGCTGATCGTCGTCGCCGGAACCGGGGCGATCGTTTTCCTCTACGCTGACCGCGCCCAGGCCGGCGAGGCCTTCGGCGCGCTCGGCGTCGCCGGCCTGGGCGCGATGCGGATCATCCCCTCGGTCAATCGGGTGCTGGGCCTGATCGCCGAGATGCACCAGTTCGGCGCCGAGGTAACGACGCTGCACGACGAACTGGGACGGCATCCGGCGGACGGCCCGAGCGGCGGCGATCCCGGCCCGACCGCGCCTCTGCCGTTCGCCCACGACATCCGGCTCGACGGCGTCGCATTCCGTTACGCTGACGACCGTGCCCCCGCGCTAACCGATCTTTCCCTGACAATCCGTAAGGGCGAGGCAGTCGGCGTTGTCGGCCCATCGGGGGCGGGCAAATCGACCTTGGTCGATCTCCTGCTCGGCCTGCTCAGGCCCGACCGAGGCCGTCTCTTGGTGGACGGCGCGGACGCCTTTGCTGCGATCCGGGCCTGGCGCGCCAATATCGGCTATGTGCCACAATCAATTTACCTGCTCGATGACACCATCCGCCGCAATGTCGCCTTCGGCGTGCCCGACGAAGAAATCGATCCGACGCGGGTGGAACGCGCGTTGCGTCTGGCCCGGCTCGATGCCTTCGCCGCCGGCTTGCCCGAGGGGATCGAAACCCGCGTCGGCGAGGACGGAGCGCGACTGTCCGGCGGCCAACGCCAGCGCATCGGCATCGCGCGGGCCCTTTACCGCGATCCGCCGATCCTGCTGTTCGACGAGGCAACCTCGGCGCTCGATGCCGAGACCGAGCGCGAGATCGTCGCCGCCATCGATTCCCTCAAGGGCGGGCGTACCCTGATTATCGTCGCCCATCGCCTGACCACGCTCGCCAGCTGCGACCGGATCGTCATGCTGGCGGATGGCCGAATCGCCGACGACGGCGCCTTCACTGACATGGCCCGGCGCCATCCCGACCTGAACCGCGCCCGCGAGGCGTCCGCCGCCGGCCGATGA
- a CDS encoding methyltransferase domain-containing protein: MNQTSVRSTLQAPIGPTDLFVCPRCGGDLDENRASGNLSCGGCGTIIRFENGIYVFEAVVSGDYDIKKTISAFGRRWNAVFKRMGALTEFFLPSIQPVRKELFRDKVIVDGGGGFGRLSKLMLDYGARHVVLVDASDGVYAAREYLAPYRDRVTIVRANLLNPPLKVGAFDIFLCHGVLHHTGAPRRVLGNIARALDPARGITILWVYAKEGNRLLARLIATARTACASIGDKGRWMVASVVDFLFWVLTNAVYRPLDRLFGIKGKLYYGEYFMDFLYDSAFNNRVDRLQMYHDFLTTRIVEYYSRNELEAWLRAAGFKKISLHFYRRQSWSVAASFDPDENFSG; this comes from the coding sequence ATGAATCAAACGTCGGTCCGCTCCACCCTCCAGGCACCAATCGGTCCCACGGACTTGTTCGTGTGCCCGCGCTGCGGCGGCGATCTGGATGAAAATCGCGCCAGCGGCAACTTGTCGTGCGGCGGTTGCGGCACAATCATACGTTTTGAAAACGGCATCTATGTGTTCGAAGCCGTGGTGTCCGGAGATTACGACATAAAAAAAACGATTTCCGCCTTCGGACGACGCTGGAATGCTGTTTTCAAACGAATGGGGGCGCTCACCGAATTTTTCCTGCCGTCCATCCAGCCGGTGCGGAAAGAACTTTTCCGCGACAAAGTGATCGTTGACGGCGGCGGCGGATTCGGGCGCCTGAGCAAGTTGATGCTCGACTATGGCGCGCGTCACGTGGTTCTCGTCGACGCCAGCGACGGGGTGTATGCCGCCCGCGAATATTTGGCGCCGTATCGGGACCGGGTAACCATCGTGCGCGCCAATCTTTTGAATCCTCCGTTGAAGGTCGGGGCGTTCGATATCTTTCTCTGCCATGGCGTGCTTCACCATACCGGGGCCCCGCGACGGGTACTGGGCAATATCGCGCGGGCGCTCGATCCCGCCCGAGGAATCACGATCCTTTGGGTCTACGCCAAGGAAGGGAACCGGTTGCTGGCGCGGCTAATAGCGACGGCGCGGACGGCGTGCGCCAGCATCGGCGACAAAGGACGCTGGATGGTCGCGTCGGTCGTCGATTTTCTATTCTGGGTGCTGACCAACGCCGTCTACAGGCCGCTGGATCGCCTTTTCGGCATCAAGGGTAAATTATACTACGGCGAATACTTCATGGACTTTCTGTATGACTCGGCGTTCAACAATCGCGTCGATCGTCTTCAGATGTACCACGATTTCCTGACCACCCGAATCGTCGAATACTATTCCCGGAACGAACTAGAGGCGTGGCTTCGCGCTGCTGGCTTCAAGAAAATTTCGTTGCATTTCTATCGCCGCCAATCTTGGTCGGTCGCCGCCAGCTTCGACCCCGACGAGAATTTCTCCGGCTAA
- a CDS encoding adenylyl-sulfate kinase, with protein sequence MNKGLVFWFTGLSGAGKTTLAQTTREALEARGRSVMLLDGDGLRPILSANLGFGRTDVIENNTRVARHCARHRTKADIVLVPIISPYVEGRAAARSILSPGFFLIHVRADIETVIGRDPKGLYRRALAGEISDMIGYSPETPYEPPGDADLTVDTVALAPRSATQRLVAFISERLAA encoded by the coding sequence ATGAACAAGGGCCTGGTTTTCTGGTTCACCGGCCTTTCCGGCGCCGGCAAGACGACGCTCGCCCAAACGACGCGGGAGGCGCTTGAGGCCCGGGGTCGCTCGGTCATGCTGCTGGACGGCGACGGACTGCGACCGATTCTGAGCGCCAACCTCGGTTTCGGCCGGACCGACGTGATCGAGAACAACACCCGGGTTGCGCGCCATTGCGCCCGGCACCGGACCAAGGCTGACATTGTGCTGGTTCCGATCATTTCCCCTTACGTCGAAGGGCGCGCAGCAGCGCGGTCGATCCTGTCGCCTGGCTTTTTCTTGATCCACGTCCGCGCCGACATCGAAACGGTCATAGGTCGCGATCCAAAAGGACTCTATCGCCGTGCGTTGGCGGGCGAAATCTCGGACATGATCGGTTACTCTCCCGAGACGCCCTATGAGCCGCCCGGAGACGCCGATCTCACCGTGGACACTGTCGCTCTGGCGCCAAGATCGGCCACCCAACGTCTCGTCGCCTTTATTTCCGAGCGTCTTGCGGCGTGA
- a CDS encoding sugar phosphate isomerase/epimerase, which yields MVPTLALSNIALPPRDHAALFPAVAALGVAGIEVAPSRVWPGVGPSVGGAQAAVYRRAVEGAGMTIVGLHSLFFERPDLGLFKPEARAATLDFLVDLSALCRDLGGRTLIWGGGRRRGTVAHKDAIAESIRFLTELCPRIEGHGTRLCFEPLGPRDSDFINSAFEAIEIANAVDHPAFAVQLDAKALHENDEDDLATFVAAQKYLIHFHANQPGLGRLDQGPVDQRKMGDFLRHIGYDGFITIEQRMLNESDPMSDIRRSVAVLKECYA from the coding sequence ATGGTGCCGACCCTAGCCCTCTCCAACATCGCCTTGCCGCCCCGTGATCATGCCGCGCTATTCCCAGCAGTGGCGGCCCTGGGCGTCGCCGGCATCGAAGTTGCACCAAGCCGGGTCTGGCCCGGTGTTGGCCCCAGCGTCGGTGGCGCCCAGGCGGCGGTCTATCGCCGTGCAGTCGAAGGCGCCGGGATGACGATCGTCGGATTGCACTCGTTATTCTTCGAGCGTCCCGATCTGGGATTATTTAAGCCCGAGGCCCGCGCGGCGACGCTTGATTTTCTCGTCGATCTGTCGGCGCTCTGCCGTGATTTGGGCGGGCGGACGCTGATCTGGGGTGGAGGCCGGCGTCGAGGCACCGTCGCCCATAAGGATGCTATCGCCGAATCGATCCGCTTCTTGACCGAGCTTTGCCCCCGGATCGAAGGCCACGGCACGCGCCTGTGTTTTGAGCCGCTCGGCCCCAGGGATAGCGATTTTATCAACTCCGCTTTCGAGGCTATCGAAATAGCGAACGCCGTTGATCACCCCGCCTTCGCCGTGCAGTTGGATGCCAAGGCGCTGCACGAAAACGACGAAGACGATCTTGCCACATTCGTCGCCGCCCAAAAGTACCTAATCCACTTTCATGCCAATCAGCCGGGGCTTGGACGACTCGATCAGGGGCCGGTCGACCAGCGGAAAATGGGGGATTTTCTGCGCCATATCGGATATGACGGATTCATCACAATTGAACAACGAATGCTGAACGAATCCGACCCCATGTCCGATATTCGCCGCTCCGTTGCCGTATTGAAAGAATGCTACGCGTGA